In Streptomyces sp. NBC_01707, a genomic segment contains:
- a CDS encoding cysteine desulfurase/sulfurtransferase TusA family protein translates to MPYFDAASSAPLHPVARQALLAALDEGWADPARLYREGRRARLLLDAAREAAAEAVGCRPDELTFTSSGTRAVHSGISGALAGRRRVGRHLVVSAVEHSSVLHAAATHEAQGGTFAEVPVDRAGAVSAAVYGEALREDTALACLQSANHEVGTEQPVAEVAELCRASGVPLLVDAAQSLGWGPVPTGWSLLAASAHKWGGPSGVGLLAVRKGVRFATQGPADERESGRAAGFENIPAVVAAAASLRAVRAEAAAESVRLRALVDLIRARVPELVPDVEVVGDPVRRLPHLVTFSCLYVDGETLLHELDRAEFSVSSGSSCTSSTLTPSHVLRAMGVLSEGNVRVSLPAGTTTEDVDRFLRVLPGVVSEVREKLGAPVSVAPSPAAATSLVVDSLGKRCPIPVIELAKVIGEVPVGGTVTVLSDDEAARLDIPAWCVMREQEYVGEEPADRGSAYVVRRLS, encoded by the coding sequence GTGCCCTACTTCGACGCCGCTTCCTCCGCCCCCCTGCACCCGGTCGCCCGGCAGGCGCTGCTTGCCGCCCTGGACGAGGGCTGGGCCGACCCTGCCCGGCTGTACCGGGAGGGGCGGCGGGCGCGACTGTTGCTGGACGCGGCCAGGGAGGCCGCCGCGGAGGCCGTGGGGTGCCGCCCCGACGAGCTCACCTTCACCTCTTCGGGGACCCGTGCGGTGCACTCCGGGATTTCCGGAGCGCTCGCCGGGCGTCGGCGTGTCGGCCGCCACCTGGTGGTCTCGGCGGTCGAGCACTCGTCGGTGCTCCATGCGGCGGCCACCCACGAGGCCCAGGGCGGGACGTTCGCCGAGGTGCCGGTGGACCGGGCGGGGGCGGTGAGTGCGGCGGTGTACGGGGAGGCCCTGCGCGAGGACACCGCACTGGCCTGCCTGCAGTCCGCCAACCACGAGGTCGGTACGGAGCAGCCGGTGGCCGAGGTCGCGGAGCTCTGCCGGGCGTCGGGCGTACCCCTGCTGGTGGACGCCGCACAGTCGCTGGGCTGGGGTCCGGTGCCGACGGGCTGGTCGCTGCTGGCGGCGAGTGCCCACAAGTGGGGCGGGCCCTCGGGGGTGGGGCTGCTCGCCGTGCGCAAGGGGGTCCGGTTCGCCACTCAAGGCCCGGCGGACGAGCGGGAGTCGGGGCGGGCCGCCGGGTTCGAGAACATCCCCGCGGTCGTGGCGGCGGCGGCGTCGCTGCGCGCGGTCCGTGCGGAGGCGGCGGCGGAGTCCGTCCGGCTGCGGGCACTGGTGGACCTGATCCGGGCGCGGGTGCCGGAGCTGGTGCCCGACGTGGAGGTGGTCGGTGATCCGGTGCGGCGGCTGCCGCATCTGGTGACCTTCTCCTGCCTCTATGTCGACGGGGAGACCCTGCTCCATGAACTGGACCGGGCGGAGTTCTCCGTGTCGTCCGGTTCGTCCTGCACCAGCAGCACGCTGACGCCGAGCCATGTGCTGCGGGCGATGGGGGTGCTGTCGGAGGGAAACGTCCGGGTGTCCCTGCCGGCCGGCACCACGACGGAGGACGTCGACCGCTTCCTCAGGGTGCTGCCGGGGGTGGTGTCGGAGGTACGGGAGAAGCTGGGCGCGCCCGTTTCGGTGGCCCCCTCCCCCGCCGCCGCCACGTCCCTGGTCGTCGACTCCCTGGGCAAGAGGTGCCCGATCCCGGTGATCGAACTCGCAAAGGTGATCGGAGAGGTACCGGTGGGCGGGACGGTGACCGTGCTCTCCGACGACGAGGCCGCGCGGCTCGACATCCCGGCGTGGTGCGTGATGCGTGAGCAGGAGTACGTGGGTGAGGAGCCGGCGGACCGCGGCTCGGCCTATGTGGTCCGCCGGCTGTCCTGA